The proteins below come from a single Ptychodera flava strain L36383 chromosome 6, AS_Pfla_20210202, whole genome shotgun sequence genomic window:
- the LOC139134626 gene encoding testis-expressed protein 264 homolog translates to MAFLIVLGIVFLTIALFLTLCLLVVYSGLFHSVDVKAGRPPVSNLYIAYKYRKGPYSECGDLFTDTVKLAPDHRSIAVFYDSPCEVAANELRYIVGCILAEGDETPDKELEEKMKSEGFKTAKFPKIDHCVKTTFPYTSVVSIYISVFRVYPRLREYVKTQKLCAHPFMEICDNDTIYYIGPLARQNEFYVSEVSDMSSSDESDDPPLAASIRPRKMDVKASGDRKEEGPSTDRQKGPSGAGGEGEGESGGSNEEDTMGSETSNSASESPFEELRLSESSSEDKE, encoded by the exons ATGGCGTTTCTGATTGTGCTGGGAATAGTGTTTCTCACCATCGCTCTGTTTCTTACACTATGTTTGCTAGTGGTGTATTCGGGCCTATTCCATTCGGTTGATGTTAAAGCGGGCAGACCTCCTgtgtcaaatttgtacatcgCTTATAAATACCGTAAAGGCCCATACAGTGAATGTGGGGATTTGTTTACCGATACTGTAAAGTTAGCTCCTGATCACAGATCGATTGCGGTTTTCTACGATTCCCCGTGTGAG GTGGCAGCAAATGAACTCAGGTACATTGTAGGCTGTATCCTTGCTGAGGGGGATGAGACTCCTGACAAAGAACTTGAAGAAAAGATGAAAAGTGAAGGGTTCAAGACTGCCAAGTTTCCAAAGATCGACCACTGTGTCAAAACTACTTTCCCGTATACTTCTGTTGTTTCAATTTATATTTCAGTCTTCAGAGTGTATCCAAGGCTTAGGGAGTATGTCAAG ACACAAAAACTTTGCGCCCATCCATTCATGGAAATTTGCGACAATGATACCATCTACTACATAGGCCCACTGGCTAGACAGAATGAGTTCTACGTTTCAGAAGTATCAGATATGTCGTCCTCTGATGAGAGTGATGATCCTCCACTGGCAGCGAGCATCAGGCCACGGAAAATGGATGTCAAGGCCAGTGGGGACAGGAAAGAGGAGGGGCCATCTACAGATAGGCAGAAGGGTCCAAGTGGAGCTGGGGGAGAAGGAGAAGGAGAGAGTGGGGGTAGCAATGAGGAGGATACGATGGGATCTGAGACATCCAACAGTGCCAGTGAAAGCCCATTTGAGGAGCTGCGTCTAAGTGAA AGTTCAAGTGAGGACAAGGAGTGA
- the LOC139134623 gene encoding membrane-associated guanylate kinase, WW and PDZ domain-containing protein 2-like isoform X1, translating to MSIQYSKKMPTNTKVKPPKHWTQRVHECVISRTGDGSLNFGVRGGADNGQFPYIADVKHDRVLVRSGKLNNDDLILEINGYKVSGYTLWDINSLIAYVDDKALVLKTVKPGQNLSKDLRRYLNTRFQKGSADHNLQQTIRDNLYLRTVPCTTRTPRNGELNGIDYTFLTVDEFIALEKSGNLLESGIFDGNHYGTPKPPREPPSNLEPPFPVEVPVAAPATSNDVIKPSTQVTRDVIKPGAHPSSKGKRERNKSSILATQNLQFIDDDDENDDVEERRRKEIERLEKELGPLPDTWEIAFTEQNDMYYIDHITETTQWLDPRLERVQKQALLDCADDELPYGWEKIDDPQYGSYYIDHINRKTQYENPVIQAKEEAGETERKNEQVLPDYQQRDQRQPEPEVQRETSWQQRDMNDPHAAAEDTTQQEPVIVQSQTLPRPAKKPIVAPIPRTNSEGNIAPNSTVFFTGPDHSVQKPLFTKNPAELKGDILETVLTKSVRGFGFTIVGGDEPQEFLQIKSVVPNGPAHQDGRLQTGDVLVFVNDTLVLGYTHQDVVRLFQSITPGERVLLQVCRGYPLPFDPDDPNTHAVMRRPSDLSAANRTLVSQMANAGYNSKPANTRQSYENSNRGMQGLLPTSNHIQQRKNEEVQRSRESTPQIRDYREGQFARDSTSQYREGLSSRDSSVHSGQIQQPRDSLLQIGVPMHTPQDNALQRQDKTPQNQELSKPELFTIHIVKGALGFGFTIADSAYGQKVKQILDEPRCKNLAEGDVLVEINSYNLRNMHHNEVVNILKKCPKGVSAAITIQRGGMLQTPPSQRRSFPTEAFFPKEAISNEPVDRPMAGSGTPMFYQASAVRTPSMSSNTSKLTNPSMTDRADGQPSHRLGRTTSALTNTNAKEKPYRSPSPLKVQVPSTTNSVDGSRPPSRTQQPILKASSQENFMETTVFLKRQESGFGFRIVGGHEEGSQVSVGAIIPGGAADVDGRLSSGDEILYVDGNSVIGSSHHKVVSMMGNAALAGRVSLGIRRRVRQRQAESDNRGTLPRSKSSMHYPYDVTVSRREDEGFGFVIISATNRSGSTIGRIIENSPAERCGKLHVGDNLMAVNGINIVNTHHSDVVNIIKDSGYSVTLRIAAPDDVSSSSSSPRSSEHMLNAMALPAQINDGDHQNNPQYAKQVKSPPDLRMSDSSGVYARNTPVNYNDTYGGRSTLDRRSQRDRQKPADPQYGTHRRYSENLSNSTDRPEELRLGEGFYTASALKSPGLHKKSNPTTPVENTKKPVNQDNRFDQKQPVGEPFYGPSLADRKKQIMSPNNYFQFNDNVDHRGSNEYRQQQQQQQQPAFQTFKDFDQQNRTQTDMYPRRNEPAQRERLPSAPPARMQSNYSDSWQREILEKHKAEIRRKEENQRKAYEPHQSPKHNAQQPVHYSPKHSGYQQSAYSPKHTRRGIYAQKSNSSLDYYNVELLKGPKGFGFSIRGGKEFNDMPLFVLKIAEDGPAAAESKLRVGDQIMEINGYRTTGMKHSEAIDIIKRGGGVVKLLIKRGGQSASPASGYGEEALNKLTSPVNYAYSYTR from the exons GTCAAAATTTGAGCAAAGACTTGAGACGCTATCTGAACACCAGATTCCAGAAAGGCTCTGCAGACCATAATTTACAGCAGACGATCAGAGATAACCTCTATTTGAGAACTGTTCCCT GTACCACCAGAACACCCAGAAATGGAGAACTAAATGGTATTGACTACACTTTCCTAACTGTTGATGAATTCATTGCCTTGGAAAAGAGTGGAAACCTCTTGGAAAGTGGCATTTTTGACG GGAATCATTATGGTACACCAAAGCCGCCAAGAGAGCCTCCCAGTAACCTGGAGCCACCATTCCCAGTTGAAGTGCCTGTAGCAGCTCCTGCAACCTCCAATGATGTAATCAAACCCAGTACACAGGTAACTCGTGATGTCATCAAACCTGGTGCACATCCGTCATCCAAAGGAAAACGAGAGAGGAATAAATCATCCATCTTGGCAACTCAAAACTTGCAGTTtatcgatgatgatgatgaaaatgacgATGTTGAAGAGAGGAGAAGAAAAGAAATTGAGAGACTTGAAAAGGAGCTTGGTCCCCTCCCTGATACATGGGAAATTGCCTTCACTGAGCAAAATGACATGTATTACATCGA TCACATCACAGAAACAACTCAATGGCTGGACCCTAGACTGGAGAGAGTACAGAAACAGGCATTGCTGGACTGTGCAGACGATG agttgcCTTATGGCTGGGAAAAAATTGATGATCCTCAATATGGTTCCTATTATATCGA CCACATCAACCGCAAAACACAATATGAAAACCCAGTGATCCAGGCAAAAGAAGAAGCTGgggagacagagagaaagaatGAACAAGTACTACCTGACTATCAACAACGAGATCAGCGGCAGCCAGAACCAGAAGTACAACGGGAAACATCTTGGCAGCAGAGAG ACATGAATGACCCACATGCTGCAGCTGAAGACACAACACAGCAAGAACCAGTCATTGTACAGTCCCAGACATTACCAAGACCTGCAAAGAAGCCCATTGTAGCACCAATACCAAGAACTAACAGTGAGGGCAATATTGCACCAAACTCCACAGTTTTCTTTACCGGCCCTG ATCACAGCGTACAAAAACCACTGTTCACCAAGAACCCGGCTGAACTTAAAGGAGACATATTGGAGACTGTACTGACTAAGAGTGTGCGTGGGTTTGGTTTCACAATCGTTGGAGGAGATGAACCACAAGAATTTCTCCAAATCAAAAGCGTTGTACCCAATGGACCAGCTCACCAAGATGGTAGACTGCAGACAG GTGATGTACTGGTCTTTGTAAATGATACCTTGGTACTTGGCTATACCCATCAAGATGTCGTGAGGTTATTTCAATCCATTACACCGGGAGAGAGAGTCTTACTTCAGGTCTGCCGCGGTTATCCATTGCCCTTTGACCCTGATGATCCAAACACCCATGCTGTCATGCGGCGTCCATCTGACCTGTCTGCGGCCAACAGAACCTTGGTTTCACAGATGGCCAATGCTGGCTACAACAGCAAACCAGCCAATACCAGGCAGAGCTATGAGAACAGCAACCGTGGGATGCAAGGCCTGTTACCCACTTCAAATCACATCCAACAAAGGAAAAACGAAGAAGTACAACGGTCCAGGGAAAGTACACCACAGATTAGGGATTACAGGGAAGGACAGTTTGCGAGGGACAGTACATCACAGTACAGGGAGGGTCTGTCATCAAGGGACAGTTCAGTGCATTCTGGTCAGATACAGCAGCCAAGAGACAGTTTACTCCAGATAGGAGTGCCCATGCACACACCGCAAGACAATGCACTGCAACGGCAGGATAAAACACCACAGAATCAGGAGTTGTCAAAACCTGAATTATTTACCATCCATATTGTGAAAGGAGCCCTTGGATTTGGTTTTACTATAGCAGACAGTGCTTATGGCCAGAAA GTCAAACAGATCTTAGATGAGCCAAGATGCAAGAACCTAGCAGAAGGGGATGTTCTGGTTGAAATCAATAGCTACAATCTGAGAAATATGCATCACAATGAGGTGGTCAACATTCTCAAGAAATGTCCAAAAGGTGTCTCTGCTGCAATTACCATCCAAAGAGGAG GCATGTTACAAACACCACCAAGTCAGAGGAGGAGCTTTCCTACAGAG GCCTTTTTCCCCAAGGAAGCAATCAGCAATGAGCCAGTAGACAGACCTATGGCTGGTAGTGGCACACCAATGTTTTACCAAGCGTCAGCTGTCAGAACTCCTTCAATGAGTTCAAACACCAGTAAATTGACCAACCCGTCGATGACCGACAGAGCAGATG GTCAACCTTCCCACAGACTTGGAAGGACCACGTCTGCACTTACTAACACTAACGCAAAAGAGAAGCCATACAGGAGTCCATCACCATTGAAAGTTCAGGTTCCCTCTACAACAA ATTCAGTAGACGGTAGTAGGCCACCATCGCGAACTCAACAGCCCATTCTCAAAGCCAGCTCCCAGGAGAACTTCATGGAGACAACAGTGTTTTTGAAACGACAGGAAAGTGGCTTTGGTTTCAGGATTGTTGGTGGCCATGAAGAAGGCTCACAG GTATCTGTCGGTGCTATAATTCCTGGAGGAGCAGCTGATGTGGATGGTAGATTATCTTCAGGTGATGAAATCCTGTATGTTGATGGCAATTCTGTGATTGGTTCGTCTCACCACAAGGTAGTGTCCATGATGGGCAATGCTGCATTAGCAGGCAGGGTATCACTGGGTATACGCAGAAGAGTACGTCAGAGGCAAGCTG AGAGTGATAACAGAGGAACACTACCACGAAGCAAGAGTTCAATGCACTATCCATATGATGTGACGGTATCCAGACGTGAAGATGAAGGCTTTGGATTTGTCATCATATCAGCAACAAACAGATCAGGATCAACCATTG GTCGTATAATAGAAAACAGCCCAGCTGAACGCTGTGGTAAACTTCACGTTGGAGATAACTTGATGGCTGTAAATGGTATCAACATTGTGAACACTCATCACAGTGATGTCGTCAACATCATCAAAGACTCTGGATATTCAGTCACACTGAGAATAGCAGCACCAG ATGATGTTTCTTCAAGCAGCTCATCACCCAGA AGTTCTGAACACATGTTGAATGCGATGGCTTTACCAGCACAAATCAATGACGGCGACCATCAGAACAATCCACAGTATGCCAAGCAAGTCAAGTCACCACCAGATCTAAG AATGTCTGACAGCAGTGGTGTGTATGCCAGGAATACCCCTGTGAACTACAATGACACCTACGGTGGGAGATCAACCCTGGATAGGAGATCACAGAGAGATAGACAAAAGCCAGCAGACCCTCAGTATGGAACACACAGGAGGTACTCTGAAAATCTGTCCAATAGTACTGATAGACCAGAAGAGCTCAGACTAGGGGAAGGTTTCTACACAGCGTCTGCACTCAAATCACCAGGCCTACATAAGAAATCCAATCCAACAACCCCAGTGGAGAACACCAAGAAACCTGTCAATCAGGACAACAGGTTTGATCAGAAACAACCAGTTGGGGAGCCTTTCTATGGACCATCACTTGCTGATAGAAAGAAACAGATTATGTCTCCAAATAATTACTTTCAGTTCAATGATAATGTTGATCACCGTGGTAGCAACGAGTACcggcagcagcagcagcaacaacaacagccTGCTTTTCAGACTTTCAAAGACTTTGACCAGCAAAACAGAACACAGACTGACATGTATCCAAGGCGGAACGAGCCAGCTCAGCGGGAGAGGTTACCTTCAGCGCCGCCTGCCAGAATGCAGAGTAACTATTCTGATTCTTGGCAGAGGgaaattttagaaaaacatAAAGCAGAAATCAGGAGAAAGGAAGAAAATCAGAGGAAAGCATACGAGCCACATCAGTCACCAAAGCACAACGCGCAACAACCGGTGCACTATTCACCCAAACACAGTGGCTATCAACAATCAGCATACTCTCCAAAGCACACTAGACGTGGCATTTATGCACAG AAATCTAATAGTTCACTAGATTACTACAATGTAGAATTGCTCAAAGGACCAAAAGGTTTCGGTTTCAGCATTCGCGGAGGTAAAGAGTTCAATGACATGCCACTGTTTGTACTGAAGATAGCCGAGGATGGCCCTGCTGCTGCTGAGTCTAAATTAAGG GTTGGGGATCAGATCATGGAGATAAATGGCTATAGAACAACTGGTATGAAACACTCTGAAGCCATTGACATCATCAAGAGAGGAGGTGGAGTTGTGAAATTATTGATCAAAAGAGGAGGACAATCAGCATCACCAGCATCAG GTTATGGAGAAGAAGCACTCAACAAATTAACTTCACCAGTGAATTATGCTTATTCCTACACAAGATAG
- the LOC139134623 gene encoding membrane-associated guanylate kinase, WW and PDZ domain-containing protein 2-like isoform X2, whose protein sequence is MSIQYSKKMPTNTKVKPPKHWTQRVHECVISRTGDGSLNFGVRGGADNGQFPYIADVKHDRVLVRSGKLNNDDLILEINGYKVSGYTLWDINSLIAYVDDKALVLKTVKPGQNLSKDLRRYLNTRFQKGSADHNLQQTIRDNLYLRTVPCTTRTPRNGELNGIDYTFLTVDEFIALEKSGNLLESGIFDGNHYGTPKPPREPPSNLEPPFPVEVPVAAPATSNDVIKPSTQVTRDVIKPGAHPSSKGKRERNKSSILATQNLQFIDDDDENDDVEERRRKEIERLEKELGPLPDTWEIAFTEQNDMYYIDHITETTQWLDPRLERVQKQALLDCADDELPYGWEKIDDPQYGSYYIDHINRKTQYENPVIQAKEEAGETERKNEQVLPDYQQRDQRQPEPEVQRETSWQQRDMNDPHAAAEDTTQQEPVIVQSQTLPRPAKKPIVAPIPRTNSEGNIAPNSTVFFTGPDHSVQKPLFTKNPAELKGDILETVLTKSVRGFGFTIVGGDEPQEFLQIKSVVPNGPAHQDGRLQTGDVLVFVNDTLVLGYTHQDVVRLFQSITPGERVLLQVCRGYPLPFDPDDPNTHAVMRRPSDLSAANRTLVSQMANAGYNSKPANTRQSYENSNRGMQGLLPTSNHIQQRKNEEVQRSRESTPQIRDYREGQFARDSTSQYREGLSSRDSSVHSGQIQQPRDSLLQIGVPMHTPQDNALQRQDKTPQNQELSKPELFTIHIVKGALGFGFTIADSAYGQKVKQILDEPRCKNLAEGDVLVEINSYNLRNMHHNEVVNILKKCPKGVSAAITIQRGGMLQTPPSQRRSFPTEAFFPKEAISNEPVDRPMAGSGTPMFYQASAVRTPSMSSNTSKLTNPSMTDRADDSVDGSRPPSRTQQPILKASSQENFMETTVFLKRQESGFGFRIVGGHEEGSQVSVGAIIPGGAADVDGRLSSGDEILYVDGNSVIGSSHHKVVSMMGNAALAGRVSLGIRRRVRQRQAESDNRGTLPRSKSSMHYPYDVTVSRREDEGFGFVIISATNRSGSTIGRIIENSPAERCGKLHVGDNLMAVNGINIVNTHHSDVVNIIKDSGYSVTLRIAAPDDVSSSSSSPRSSEHMLNAMALPAQINDGDHQNNPQYAKQVKSPPDLRMSDSSGVYARNTPVNYNDTYGGRSTLDRRSQRDRQKPADPQYGTHRRYSENLSNSTDRPEELRLGEGFYTASALKSPGLHKKSNPTTPVENTKKPVNQDNRFDQKQPVGEPFYGPSLADRKKQIMSPNNYFQFNDNVDHRGSNEYRQQQQQQQQPAFQTFKDFDQQNRTQTDMYPRRNEPAQRERLPSAPPARMQSNYSDSWQREILEKHKAEIRRKEENQRKAYEPHQSPKHNAQQPVHYSPKHSGYQQSAYSPKHTRRGIYAQKSNSSLDYYNVELLKGPKGFGFSIRGGKEFNDMPLFVLKIAEDGPAAAESKLRVGDQIMEINGYRTTGMKHSEAIDIIKRGGGVVKLLIKRGGQSASPASGYGEEALNKLTSPVNYAYSYTR, encoded by the exons GTCAAAATTTGAGCAAAGACTTGAGACGCTATCTGAACACCAGATTCCAGAAAGGCTCTGCAGACCATAATTTACAGCAGACGATCAGAGATAACCTCTATTTGAGAACTGTTCCCT GTACCACCAGAACACCCAGAAATGGAGAACTAAATGGTATTGACTACACTTTCCTAACTGTTGATGAATTCATTGCCTTGGAAAAGAGTGGAAACCTCTTGGAAAGTGGCATTTTTGACG GGAATCATTATGGTACACCAAAGCCGCCAAGAGAGCCTCCCAGTAACCTGGAGCCACCATTCCCAGTTGAAGTGCCTGTAGCAGCTCCTGCAACCTCCAATGATGTAATCAAACCCAGTACACAGGTAACTCGTGATGTCATCAAACCTGGTGCACATCCGTCATCCAAAGGAAAACGAGAGAGGAATAAATCATCCATCTTGGCAACTCAAAACTTGCAGTTtatcgatgatgatgatgaaaatgacgATGTTGAAGAGAGGAGAAGAAAAGAAATTGAGAGACTTGAAAAGGAGCTTGGTCCCCTCCCTGATACATGGGAAATTGCCTTCACTGAGCAAAATGACATGTATTACATCGA TCACATCACAGAAACAACTCAATGGCTGGACCCTAGACTGGAGAGAGTACAGAAACAGGCATTGCTGGACTGTGCAGACGATG agttgcCTTATGGCTGGGAAAAAATTGATGATCCTCAATATGGTTCCTATTATATCGA CCACATCAACCGCAAAACACAATATGAAAACCCAGTGATCCAGGCAAAAGAAGAAGCTGgggagacagagagaaagaatGAACAAGTACTACCTGACTATCAACAACGAGATCAGCGGCAGCCAGAACCAGAAGTACAACGGGAAACATCTTGGCAGCAGAGAG ACATGAATGACCCACATGCTGCAGCTGAAGACACAACACAGCAAGAACCAGTCATTGTACAGTCCCAGACATTACCAAGACCTGCAAAGAAGCCCATTGTAGCACCAATACCAAGAACTAACAGTGAGGGCAATATTGCACCAAACTCCACAGTTTTCTTTACCGGCCCTG ATCACAGCGTACAAAAACCACTGTTCACCAAGAACCCGGCTGAACTTAAAGGAGACATATTGGAGACTGTACTGACTAAGAGTGTGCGTGGGTTTGGTTTCACAATCGTTGGAGGAGATGAACCACAAGAATTTCTCCAAATCAAAAGCGTTGTACCCAATGGACCAGCTCACCAAGATGGTAGACTGCAGACAG GTGATGTACTGGTCTTTGTAAATGATACCTTGGTACTTGGCTATACCCATCAAGATGTCGTGAGGTTATTTCAATCCATTACACCGGGAGAGAGAGTCTTACTTCAGGTCTGCCGCGGTTATCCATTGCCCTTTGACCCTGATGATCCAAACACCCATGCTGTCATGCGGCGTCCATCTGACCTGTCTGCGGCCAACAGAACCTTGGTTTCACAGATGGCCAATGCTGGCTACAACAGCAAACCAGCCAATACCAGGCAGAGCTATGAGAACAGCAACCGTGGGATGCAAGGCCTGTTACCCACTTCAAATCACATCCAACAAAGGAAAAACGAAGAAGTACAACGGTCCAGGGAAAGTACACCACAGATTAGGGATTACAGGGAAGGACAGTTTGCGAGGGACAGTACATCACAGTACAGGGAGGGTCTGTCATCAAGGGACAGTTCAGTGCATTCTGGTCAGATACAGCAGCCAAGAGACAGTTTACTCCAGATAGGAGTGCCCATGCACACACCGCAAGACAATGCACTGCAACGGCAGGATAAAACACCACAGAATCAGGAGTTGTCAAAACCTGAATTATTTACCATCCATATTGTGAAAGGAGCCCTTGGATTTGGTTTTACTATAGCAGACAGTGCTTATGGCCAGAAA GTCAAACAGATCTTAGATGAGCCAAGATGCAAGAACCTAGCAGAAGGGGATGTTCTGGTTGAAATCAATAGCTACAATCTGAGAAATATGCATCACAATGAGGTGGTCAACATTCTCAAGAAATGTCCAAAAGGTGTCTCTGCTGCAATTACCATCCAAAGAGGAG GCATGTTACAAACACCACCAAGTCAGAGGAGGAGCTTTCCTACAGAG GCCTTTTTCCCCAAGGAAGCAATCAGCAATGAGCCAGTAGACAGACCTATGGCTGGTAGTGGCACACCAATGTTTTACCAAGCGTCAGCTGTCAGAACTCCTTCAATGAGTTCAAACACCAGTAAATTGACCAACCCGTCGATGACCGACAGAGCAGATG ATTCAGTAGACGGTAGTAGGCCACCATCGCGAACTCAACAGCCCATTCTCAAAGCCAGCTCCCAGGAGAACTTCATGGAGACAACAGTGTTTTTGAAACGACAGGAAAGTGGCTTTGGTTTCAGGATTGTTGGTGGCCATGAAGAAGGCTCACAG GTATCTGTCGGTGCTATAATTCCTGGAGGAGCAGCTGATGTGGATGGTAGATTATCTTCAGGTGATGAAATCCTGTATGTTGATGGCAATTCTGTGATTGGTTCGTCTCACCACAAGGTAGTGTCCATGATGGGCAATGCTGCATTAGCAGGCAGGGTATCACTGGGTATACGCAGAAGAGTACGTCAGAGGCAAGCTG AGAGTGATAACAGAGGAACACTACCACGAAGCAAGAGTTCAATGCACTATCCATATGATGTGACGGTATCCAGACGTGAAGATGAAGGCTTTGGATTTGTCATCATATCAGCAACAAACAGATCAGGATCAACCATTG GTCGTATAATAGAAAACAGCCCAGCTGAACGCTGTGGTAAACTTCACGTTGGAGATAACTTGATGGCTGTAAATGGTATCAACATTGTGAACACTCATCACAGTGATGTCGTCAACATCATCAAAGACTCTGGATATTCAGTCACACTGAGAATAGCAGCACCAG ATGATGTTTCTTCAAGCAGCTCATCACCCAGA AGTTCTGAACACATGTTGAATGCGATGGCTTTACCAGCACAAATCAATGACGGCGACCATCAGAACAATCCACAGTATGCCAAGCAAGTCAAGTCACCACCAGATCTAAG AATGTCTGACAGCAGTGGTGTGTATGCCAGGAATACCCCTGTGAACTACAATGACACCTACGGTGGGAGATCAACCCTGGATAGGAGATCACAGAGAGATAGACAAAAGCCAGCAGACCCTCAGTATGGAACACACAGGAGGTACTCTGAAAATCTGTCCAATAGTACTGATAGACCAGAAGAGCTCAGACTAGGGGAAGGTTTCTACACAGCGTCTGCACTCAAATCACCAGGCCTACATAAGAAATCCAATCCAACAACCCCAGTGGAGAACACCAAGAAACCTGTCAATCAGGACAACAGGTTTGATCAGAAACAACCAGTTGGGGAGCCTTTCTATGGACCATCACTTGCTGATAGAAAGAAACAGATTATGTCTCCAAATAATTACTTTCAGTTCAATGATAATGTTGATCACCGTGGTAGCAACGAGTACcggcagcagcagcagcaacaacaacagccTGCTTTTCAGACTTTCAAAGACTTTGACCAGCAAAACAGAACACAGACTGACATGTATCCAAGGCGGAACGAGCCAGCTCAGCGGGAGAGGTTACCTTCAGCGCCGCCTGCCAGAATGCAGAGTAACTATTCTGATTCTTGGCAGAGGgaaattttagaaaaacatAAAGCAGAAATCAGGAGAAAGGAAGAAAATCAGAGGAAAGCATACGAGCCACATCAGTCACCAAAGCACAACGCGCAACAACCGGTGCACTATTCACCCAAACACAGTGGCTATCAACAATCAGCATACTCTCCAAAGCACACTAGACGTGGCATTTATGCACAG AAATCTAATAGTTCACTAGATTACTACAATGTAGAATTGCTCAAAGGACCAAAAGGTTTCGGTTTCAGCATTCGCGGAGGTAAAGAGTTCAATGACATGCCACTGTTTGTACTGAAGATAGCCGAGGATGGCCCTGCTGCTGCTGAGTCTAAATTAAGG GTTGGGGATCAGATCATGGAGATAAATGGCTATAGAACAACTGGTATGAAACACTCTGAAGCCATTGACATCATCAAGAGAGGAGGTGGAGTTGTGAAATTATTGATCAAAAGAGGAGGACAATCAGCATCACCAGCATCAG GTTATGGAGAAGAAGCACTCAACAAATTAACTTCACCAGTGAATTATGCTTATTCCTACACAAGATAG